The segment CCTCAACAGGACATCACATAATGCATGTTaggacaaaatgaaaaatggaagtcTGCTCTCTGAAGACCATTCCTCTTCAGTTTGCGTATAAAATTTCTCCTGTGCCCTGTGAGTTCCTCTAAGCTATACCATTCTTACTATTTCCAAAACTAAGTCTCTCTTTAAACTAAGAGTCCATACACCTGGGGACTTTGTGAAACTTCCTGTCAAAACATGCCCAAATGTCTTTGCTAGTCACTAAATTACTTTTCCAATCTAGTCATTCAGATAGTTTTAACCTACTCTCGTCTTTTAATTCTCCTTATGTCACAATTTCCATGGCTACTTCATTCCTTGCATAAGATAAGGCCATTGAATAGGGAAACTAACtttcacatttgctttttgctttggcATATTGGGTTGGGATTTTAGCGCTACATCCAGGTGTTTTAAGGGGACATCTTTAGTAGAAAATGGATAATAGATGAAATACAGTTCCACAAAGAAGAAGATACAGTTTAGTTACTAAACTGAAAATGAGCCCCTTTGTTCACACTCTCCCACTCAACTTAGACTGCCATCAAGGGGGTGGAGAAGGAGACTAAGTCTTGAATGAAGTGGCTTTCTGGTGTTTGATAATTGAGTAGTACTTAATGAAGGTCTTTAATTCCTAAGCTGTGGTCTTCAGATTGTAAAAATGTGGCATCCTCCGAGTTACTTTtactgggtttgtttatttttagtaatacgcatatatataaaattgttGAAAAAGGTAAAACACTTACTTCTAGAGGCAGGCTCTgaccattttcctttccttggctgtatttctttttaaggcaCACTGCAGTTGTGATAGTGACAATAAGCATTACAACAAATACAGCCATGGTTGAAGAAACAGCTATTACAATATTGTCGTGATTTGAGCCTTTCTTTTCACACTTTTCTCCCATGTACCACCAGTCGTCACCTGCTGGACatctagaaaggaaaagaacaaatatgtGATATCACCTAAAGATTAAAGGCATTAAAAGGGCCacgtacaaaaaaaaaatggcatttctgaTGCACTGTTCCTATATCGCAAAGCATAATGAAGTTATCTTAAAATGCACTTCTATTTTAAAGCTGTCTTGAGTAGCCTACTGTCTGTACACATCTGGATGCGCTTCTTTAAGCTTTACACGTTACATTAGGTCATGTCTTCAGAGACAGCCTTTGCCAGAAAACCCAAGCACAATCCTGATCCTTTTGACTGCTTAACTGTTGGCTGCAGCTGATCTATAGATCTGCTGCTACAGAATAGTCGTATTTTGCTACCAATAGAGATGCCCTCTGGATCACTCAGATCACTTATtggcttccttttcttttaactttatGGCATTTCTGGGAAtagaaaactcattttctccttcaaaactGATACCTGTCACTAAGATCACTGTCCTGTAATATTTGCTGCCATTATTACAAATTAGTCTCACATCCTTTGTCATGCTCCAGCTTTTACAAAAAGCCCTTCTATCATCTTCACTCAGTCAGTTCAAAAAAAGCCTTTATAGTCTATCAGTGACTGGACTactggatgaaggaaaggctgtggatgtagtcttcttggacttcagtaaagactttgacacagtttctcacaccattctgcttcagaaactatctgtctctggcctggacaggcacacactctcctgggttgaaaactggttggatggccgggcccagagagtggtggtaaatggagttaacttcagctggaggccagttacaagaGGGGTaccccagggctcggtactgggtccagccctgttcaatgtctttatcaatgacctggatgaaggcattgagtgcaccctcagcaagtttgcagatgatactaagctgggtggaagcatggatctgctggagggtagggaggctctgcaaagggatctgaacaggctggaccgctgggccgagaccaatggcatgaggtttaacaaggccaaatgccgggtcctgcacttggggcataacaaccctatgcagtgctacagactaggagacttctggctagaaagctgtctagaggagaaggacctggggatgttggttgacagccgactgaacatgagccagcagtgtgcccaggtggccaagaaggccaatggcatcttggcttgtatcagaaacggtgtgaccagcaggtccagggagattattctccctctgtactcagcactggtgagaccgaccgcaccttgagtactgtgttcagttctgggcccctcaccacaagaaggatgttgaagctctggagcgtgtccagagaagagcaatgaagcaatggtgagggggctggagaacaagtcttatgaggagcggctgacagagctggggttgtttagcctggagaagagaaggctgagaggagaccttattgcactctacaactacctgaaaggaggttgtggagaggagggaactggcctcttctcacaagtgacaggtgacaggacaaggggaaatggcctcaagctccgccaggggaggttcaggctggacatcaggaaaaaattttcactgaaagggtcactgggcactggcacaggctgcccggggaggtggttgagtcaccttccctggaggtgtttaagggatgggtggacaaAGTGccgaggggcatggtttagggattgttaggaatggttggacttgatgacccagtgggtccttttgaacctagtgattctatgattctatgattcctgggGCTTTTTATCCTATTTTTATCCTATCAAGTCACATTTACCACCCTCCAGAAAACCTCACTTGTTTCCACACgatctttgcttttttaattccaaGCTTACCATGTGCAGCAATTCAAGCCTGTGAGATAAACGGGTGAGGACCACAGGTCAGATTCTCATGGCATGTCTGAGCAGACAGCAGCTGAATCAAAGCTTAGGTGCAGGAATTCCCCAGCTGTAGGATTGAGCTGGCTGAAGGTGTTCCCACCACATCCCACTTTCCCTGCTCAGTACTTGTCTCCTAGTAGATGTAGTACATTCTCATCAAACCTCCTCATTGCTGAAAGGGGcttattttcagatttatagaattgcccctgccctccccaagaagacagtaagaaaagaaattaacatcCTAGCAGCCATCTGATTTTAGGACTAAAAATAACTCCCAGGCCTTGATTCCTTCACCTTATCCAGCATCACTATCAGCTCAGAAATGTTTCATAGTGAGCATATGAGTTTTCCAGTGTTCTCATTGAAAAAAACTCTATGTGCAGTACTTCTGAGCACACACCTACCCTATCTCTCTAGCCCTGGTTGTTACTAGTGTTATCATTTTTCTAGTTCCTGTCTAAGCCATTTATTCAGAACTATactttcagctctgaaaattaATCTGTTTGCAGTGTGCTGCAAGGATACAAATTGCAGGGGGACTTCACATAACCCAGCTTAGACAGACTTACGTATCACATCCCCCAATGTTTCCCAGTAGAAAATTAGAGTGGAAATTGACCACTGGTCACACACTTCTCTGTGATGGAAAGTACATCACATAGGCATTAGAGCTTATAATAGCCCAGAATTAAAGTTTCCCTAGTTTTGAAATCAGGCATAACATTCATCGTAACTTTTTTGTCTCCTTGGAACAGTTTCTTGATTCATGTTGCTGACCTGCTTCTGATGGGTTGCAcaagaattgttttttaaaaggtttctaAACAGGGAGACATAATACTTAATGAGTCATCCTGACTCTTGTTGTTCTCACCCTTTAGATGTCTGCCTCGCAGCATTCTCCCTGTTTACCTACCCTGGCACAGCACCACATAAGGTTACTATCTTCAGCCCTAGAGCTTGTTTGAGAGCTGGAACAATGCTGGTCAGCCAGGTGGGTTACATAAATATACCCACAGAGAATTAAATTAAAGttcataataattttcttgcaaGGCAAACAATCATTTTAGTCCTCAGCCTTAGCCTGTGATTTCAAAGGCAAGCAACTACACTTTGGTAATTCATGGTCATAATTTACACTACACAATATCTTTTAAGCAAATTCTAAAGTAATGTCTATGCTGCTTTCTCTCGGCAAAGTATTAAACACTTCTTCTACTGATATAAATGCTATTTTGTTTCAACTGCATTTATGTTTAACTCATAAATTTTGCTATAGGGACTTCTAAGGAGATGCACAGTCCATTTCATAACATTGGAGTAATACAGCACAGGAAatgataaatacatttaaaatataatttacagGGAAGTCAAGCAGAGTACTCAAAGTGGTCAAATGCTGAGGTCATGAGCTTTGTTGCCCAAACTGATAACAAGTTTAGCTTTGCAATAGCAGTTGGAAATATTTGCCTTAATCATCTACAGTCTGTCCTTCATTTCATTATgaacaaagatttattttactaaaaacTCATTACTCATCCCAAAATTGCATTTGAGAATGAATAAAGGCAGTTACCTGCATACCGGTGCTCTGTCTACAATAATGCAGATGCCATCATTTTCACAAGGGTTGTCTGGGCAGGAATCAGGAACCTCTGGCTTTTCGGTCAAGGGGACAGAGGTTGTGATGGGTGTTGTGGTGGCAGTAGGCCTTGTGGTAGGCTTGGTGGTGGAGGTGGGCGTGGTGGAGGCTGTAGCATTAGAGGGAGGTTTGATAGTGTTTGCACTAGACGTGTTCACCATGAAGGTGGGTGAAACACTTGGTTGAGTTGATAGTAGATGTGATATATCTGCATGATAAAAGCATGATAAGTAAGGTCTTCaggttatttttcctcttattctACTGATAAGTTCTAATAGCAAAGAGCAAAGAGCCTGTCCACTGGCATAATgaataaatagctttttttacatttcaagaGTAtgatgtatttcagaaatgccctctagatttttttcagaaacagacaaaTTTATTCAAAGCACtctattcaaaataatttgcataGGATTAGCATAGTTTTCTATATCTTTGCATCAGATAAAGGAATTACAAAGTGCATGTACCTATCCAGAAATATATCCAAGCTTATCATTTGACTTCAGATACACAAGTTGTTCCAAAACTGCTAATTAGTAAAGTACGTCATGTGTGTTGATATCTACAACACTAGTAACTCAGTAAACTAGTAATTTAGTATATGATACTCTGTGTTTACTCTATTGTGAAGAATGTCAACTATGTTTACATACCTTCCATTGttaaaagaatataaacacTGTCTTCTTTAATAAAGTTGCGGCTTCTAAGTCTCTGATGAGTTAAGAATGCACTGGTTCCACTTCCTAGACCTCTCATAAATGTAGTTCCATTGGGAAAAGATGCTATGGATCCCACCTTATCTGGCCTATCCCAAAAATAAGTTGAAGaagaatctggaaaaaaaaaattaactgaacaTAAATGTGGGACGACTCTGGATTTCTTTCTCAGTAGGGTCCCGTCCTTCTCAGATAACCTCTACTGCAAAGTTGTACTGAGGTATCTCTCAACAACTAAGACAGTGTCCTACTTTGCCTCCTTCTGTTTAGTTGCTCATGGATATCATGAATATGAAGGaggcattttttcctaagattcCACACTGATAAGGTTCATAAGACAATAGAGATCATCGATAGCTTGATTTAGTCTGAGGTATTGAGAAAACAGCCTGCTGGAGATGAAGCCATAGGAGAGCTAGTTGAAAACctgttgtattttcattttggttctTCTAAAGTGTGGTGGGCAAGAAGACAAATAACACATGGAATATCTGTAAAATGAATTAAGTACTTCTCGAAAAAGAGCATCTCTTGATCTGGAGGAAGGACAGAGGGTATTTGGACAACCTGAATAATTACAGGCTACTGATGTCCCCTCCATCAAATCCTGTTCTAAATCTCAGAGTTCAGCCTGATTTTCTATGAATCTATCTGacagagggagaagaaattgcctgctccagtgcctctgCTGGTTAGAGAAAGGATAGGAGTTACAAGGATTCTCTTGGGAATCTGGGACTATCAGTAACATATGCATAAACAAGAAAGAAGGAGCAGAGTGCAAACGGATTGCATGTTCACAgtgtcagagaaggaaaagggctGAGTACTGTGGCTGTAACAGCAGAGAGCACAAGGAAAATGTCAACTGTCTATGGAGGACCTGGTGTGACACATCTTTCATTTATAGGGAAGgatatttaatctttcttcattACCTGCATTGCTTTCATGTAGAGACACTGTCAtagaaaaattaatgtaaataataatattttaaaaatgatacTGTGAACTAGAcctttttgtgctttctgtCCTTGACTAATGTTACGGCCTGAAAGCCCAGGGCACTAAATCATTGGTGGAGGTGGTTTCTTTTGGCAAAATTCTTACatcaatgcagaaaataattttggcGTAAATCCAGTCTTTATCCAGTGATGAATATGGGAGCTTTCTTTTATATCTCTCTTTATAGAGATTCGTACCATTTCTCATCTTTACCCTAACTGCCTCCTTTACAAGTTATTGTAGACAACTGCTCCTTATCTTCTCATACCTTGAACAAGTACAGATTATGTAATATGAATCGGTACTTTGTCCATCTAGAGGTTTGTGCTGACACCACTCTATGTTTTAcaaggagggaggggatttaATAGCTGTACTTTCATCTGGTATGAACTGTGTGCATTGTtcattcaatatttttcttttcaagcctTTTGGAAAACTTCCATTCTCATTAAAGCAGATATCAATGCATCCTCACAGACcatatgaaagaaattttagGAGTGGATCATCAACCTATTTCATATGCAGATCAACCCTGAAATCTAGGATCCCAGCTTAAACTATTTGCATGTTCAAGTTCGTGTGTGTGTGGATCAATTACATCGTTGCTGCAAACaaactaaatatttcagaagctaaaaaaatgcattaatttacACAAAGGGAAAATTTGACTCCTTGGGTTTCGACTGTGTTTTAAATGTACTGGGTAGCACATCTGATTTTAACTAACCTGATAATTTCAGAGGGTCAGTTGTTATACTTCTTTGGTTTGACATCCGTTGACGAATATCAGGATGCTGGTCAAGCAGAACCATGGTACATTGTTGCCACGGACAAGGCCATTGCAACTGATCATCATTTGCTCCAGAAATCAAGTACAAGTAAATTCCTAAATTAAATGGGTTATCATCGGTACCGTTTATAAACAAGCCAATCTGAAAAGCATATCCTTTACTAGAGTAAAAAGGTGGACTGTATATTCTTCCTGCTGTCCCTGCTGGGCTTGTGTTGAGGAGATGTGTGAAATTTCTGATATGCCAGACATGGTGGGGACACTGAGTTTCTGACAAATTGATGTCATCAATAGAGAGGCCTCCGTTCGATAAGCCACTTCCTTTCACACCTTGAAACACAACCCGGAATTTACTTGTGACATTCAAAGA is part of the Cuculus canorus isolate bCucCan1 chromosome 2, bCucCan1.pri, whole genome shotgun sequence genome and harbors:
- the MEP1B gene encoding meprin A subunit beta isoform X1 is translated as MQERNSIIGDNYRWPHVIPYVLEDSLEMNAKGLIHKAFEQYRLKTCIDFKPWEGEKNYISVFKGSGCWSLVGNRQVGLQQISIGANCDRIGTIQHEFLHALGFWHEQSRSDRDDYVSIVWDRIQPGKGYNFNKYDDKTSDSLNVPYDYTSVMHYSQNAFRNGTEPTIITNIPDFMDVIGQRMDFSDYDLQKLNRLYNCSSSLSFMDTCSFELENICGMIQSSGDNSDWQRLSHVPAGPNTDYTIMGECEDSGYFMHFSTSAGVEGSTAILESRILYPKRGFQCLQFYFYNSGHETDRLYVGVKEYTSEHPNGNLRLIEEVKGSPATYWQLHHVSLNVTSKFRVVFQGVKGSGLSNGGLSIDDINLSETQCPHHVWHIRNFTHLLNTSPAGTAGRIYSPPFYSSKGYAFQIGLFINGTDDNPFNLGIYLYLISGANDDQLQWPCPWQQCTMVLLDQHPDIRQRMSNQRSITTDPLKLSDSSSTYFWDRPDKVGSIASFPNGTTFMRGLGSGTSAFLTHQRLRSRNFIKEDSVYILLTMEDISHLLSTQPSVSPTFMVNTSSANTIKPPSNATASTTPTSTTKPTTRPTATTTPITTSVPLTEKPEVPDSCPDNPCENDGICIIVDRAPVCRCPAGDDWWYMGEKCEKKGSNHDNIVIAVSSTMAVFVVMLIVTITTAVCLKKKYSQGKENGQSLPLENKTSF